The following are encoded together in the Glycine max cultivar Williams 82 chromosome 8, Glycine_max_v4.0, whole genome shotgun sequence genome:
- the LOC102667629 gene encoding uncharacterized protein, whose protein sequence is MRSNTNTGVRGRVPFLLIACERSSEYKPKKIDLVKTCTDTRKCGCPFKLRAKPILGGEGWMVKLICGVHNHEIAKSLVGHPYVGRLSKVKKIVVADMMKSMWFRGLFMRVDALPGVIVTDRDFSLMNAVKTVFPDAMNLLCRFHIEKNVKVKCKTLVAQKNAWDYVMEAWGSLVNCPCESSFDEYVKKIEMDCSSWPIFVDYVCQTWVIPHKEKFVKAWTNKVMHLGNTTTKRVESAHWPLKRLLQKSVGDICSRLSFSDQGLCEAEVTITEEMETISKRFKQLDVCGKIHLKTKLREITYPDLNSVCPPPEKVKTKGATKNPQTKQQNSTKHDSSYWEYVDALHFVQNSNSSVKRTASSSVQPIQRQNIPMLNQFHSCIQDSIENIIDVKADGNCGYRAIDALLDIGEESWSLMHNHLHKELTSWLEEYINLLGVIERFEELKRSLLVEELSMWMNITDMGYVIASRYNVIAVSLSRQQSMTIFPLRSQPPPDSSVHHVICISHVCENYFAQVFLRDHCPLPSLALLWNTHCHYQAKQWLTPIHR, encoded by the exons ATGAGGTCAAACACCAATACCGGTGTTAGAGGAAGGGTCCCATTTCTGTTAATAGCTTGCGAAAGGAGTAGTGAGTATAAGCCTAAGAAGATTGATTTGGTAAAAACATGCACTGACACTAGAAAATGTGGATGCCCATTTAAATTGCGTGCAAAGCCAATTTTGGGAGGAGAAGGATGGATGGTGAAGCTAATTTGTGGGGTTCACAATCATGAAATAGCAAAGTcgttagttggacatccatatgtggGTCGACTATCTAAAGTTAAGAAGATTGTTGTTGCTGATATGATgaagtccatg TGGTTTCGAGGTCTTTTCATGAGAGTTGATGCACTCCCCGGGGTTATTGTCACCGACAGAGATTTTtctttgatgaatgcagtgaaaactgtattcCCGGATGCTATGAATTTGTTGTGTCGGTTTCACATTGAAAAGAATGTAAAGGTAAAGTGCAAAACCCTGGTTGCTCAAAAGAATGCATGGGATTATGTCATGGAGGCTTGGGGGAGTTTGGTTAACTGTCCATGTGAGAGTTCTTTTGATGAGTacgttaaaaaaattgaaatggatTGCTCTTCGTGGCCTATATTTGTGGACTATGTGTGTCAAACATGGGTGATTCCgcacaaagaaaaatttgtgaAGGCATGGACCAACAAAGTGATGCATCTAGGAAACACAACCACTAAAAG GGTTGAGAGTGCTCATTGGCCATTAAAGAGACTCCTACAAAAATCCGTTGGTGACATATGCAGT AGACTTAGTTTTTCAgatcaagggttatgtgaggcaGAGGTGACCATAACTGAGGAGATGGAAACCATATCGAAACGATTTAAGCAGCTCGATGTTTGTGGCAAAATACATTTGAAGACAAAGTTGCGAGAAATTACTTATCCTGATCTAAATTCTGTGTGTCCTCCTCCAGAAAAGGTGAAGACCAAGGGTGCTACAAAAAATCCACAGACCAAAcaacaaaattcaacaaaacatgATTCATCTTATTGGGAATATGTTGATGCGTTACACTttgtgcaaaatagtaattcttcagTAAAACGTACTGCATCATCATCTGTGCAACCAATACAGAGGCAGAATATTCCAATGTTGAATCAATTTCATTCGTGCATCCAGGATTCTATTGAAAACATTATTGATGTCAAAGCGGATGGTAACTGTGGTTATCGGGCAATAGATGCCTTATTGGATATAGGTGAAGAATCGTGGTCATTGATGCACAACCATCTGCATAAAGAATTGACAAGCTGGTTGGAAGAGTATATCAACCTACTTGGTGTCATagagagatttgaggaattaaagcgTTCCCTACTTGTTGAAGAATTGTCTATG TGGATGAATATTACAGATATGGGATACGTCATTGCTTCACGATACAATGTGATCGCTGTTTCTCTTTCacgacaacaaagcatgacaatttttcctcttagaagtcagcCACCACCAGATTCTTCTGTGCATCACGTAATATGCATTAGTCATGTGTGTGAGAATTATTTTGCACAG GTTTTTTTACGAGACCATTGTCCTTTACCATCATTGGCGTTGTTGTGGAATACACATTGTCATTATCAGGCAAAGCAGTGGCTCACCCCCATACATAGATAG
- the LOC102667755 gene encoding RING-H2 finger protein ATL29, whose translation MSSSSAAAPYNTPPALIAFLLGMLVVCFVVFSIVYMCKYCFSGVINTWASQPIISSSLIRLTPFRSPPRGLDPKLLQVFPTFPYASIKDLSKDQKYDLECAICLLEFEDDNMVRLLTLCCHVFHQDCIDLWLRSHKTCPVCRRHLDSPPNEIEKVVDVNEGVVVTSTSREIHIDVTEGKLDGCGDDDDDDTSGGNKKQEHEHGHENHEVITHQQGGKTFARSHSTGHSIVLIRRDGNKEKNDHEKYTLILPEHVLRERHNNKHNCTRSCVSYKDMAMLVAPLPVAPYSNCGFVQPVSPAGTSSPDHTRK comes from the coding sequence ATGTCGTCATCATCGGCCGCAGCGCCATACAACACCCCGCCGGCACTGATCGCCTTCTTGCTGGGCATGCTCGTGGTGTGCTTTGTGGTGTTCAGCATTGTGTACATGTGCAAGTATTGCTTCTCTGGTGTGATCAACACCTGGGCTTCCCAGCCTATCATTTCGAGCTCCCTCATTCGCCTTACACCGTTTCGGTCCCCTCCTCGAGGCCTCGACCCAAAGCTTCTCCAGGTTTTCCCCACCTTCCCTTACGCCTCTATTAAAGACcttagcaaggatcaaaagtaCGACCTCGAATGTGCAATTTGCTTGTTGGAGTTCGAGGATGATAACATGGTTCGCCTCTTGACGCTCTGTTGCCACGTCTTCCACCAGGATTGCATTGATCTCTGGCTCCGCTCGCACAAGACCTGCCCCGTTTGTCGACGACACCTCGATTCGCCCCCGAATGAAATAGAGAAAGTCGTGGACGTTAACGAGGGTGTGGTGGTCACGTCCACGAGCAGGGAGATACATATTGATGTAACAGAAGGGAAATTGGATGGTTGTggcgatgatgatgatgatgatacaaGTGGTggaaataaaaaacaagaacaTGAACATGGTCATGAGAATCATGAGGTGATCACTCATCAACAAGGGGGAAAAACATTTGCACGGTCACATTCGACGGGGCACTCGATAGTTTTGATAAGAAGAGAtggaaataaggaaaaaaatgatcatGAGAAGTATACGTTGATATTGCCGGAGCATGTTTTGAGAGAGAGGCATAATAATAAGCACAATTGTACAAGGAGTTGTGTGAGTTACAAGGACATGGCCATGCTTGTTGCTCCTCTTCCTGTTGCACCTTATAGTAATTGTGGCTTTGTTCAACCAGTTTCGCCAGCTGGCACCTCCTCCCCTGACCATACTCGGAAATAA